DNA sequence from the Sphingomonas bisphenolicum genome:
GAACTGCGTGTCGATCGGCGCACCTTCCAGATTGGCGGTAATCCGCCCCTGGCCGATCCCCTCGGCCACCGACGACCCTTCGGACTTCAATTCGCCCGTCGCATAATAGCTGTAGAGCGCGGCGCCATGCGGATCGCTGAGCGCGATGGTGATCGCCTCATCCTTGGCTTTCAGGCCCAGGCCCACGCCCGCGATCGTGCCGCCGGTGCCGGCCGCGCAGGTGAAGCCGTCGATCCGGCCGTCCATCTGGGTCCAGATTTCCTCGGCCGTGCCGACGATATGCGCCTTGCGGTTGGCGATATTGTCGAACTGGTTGGCCCAGATCGCCCCTTCCGTCTCTTCGGCCAGTCGGCGGGACGTATGGACGAAATGGCCGGGGTTGGAATAGGGGGCGGCCGGCACCGTGACCAGCTCCGCACCGAGCGCGCGCAGCGTGTCCATCTTCTCGCGGCTCTGCGTTTCGGGCATGACGATGATCGTCTTGTAGCCCTTCGCATTGGCGACCAGCGCCAGGCCGATGCCGGTATTGCCCGCCGTCCCCTCGACGATGGTGCCACCGGGCTGGAGCAGCCCCTTTGCCTCGGCATCGTTGACGATGAACAGCGCCGCCCGGTCCTTGACCGAGGCGCCGGGATTGGCGAATTCGCACTTGGCGAAAATGTCGCAGCCCGTCTCTTGCGAAGGGCCGGCGAGGCGCACCATCGGCGTGTTGCCGATCAATGCGAGACTATTGGGTTGAAGCAGCATGACACCCGCATAGCGGAGCGGGCGCGACTTTGCCAAGCAAGGGAATGATGCCGACGCGAAAGCGGCCATTTCATCGCCCCGTCAATCTTTGCCCGGTTAATCTTTTCACCCTCCGGCGTCCCATCGCGGCACAGGCCAAATGCATAGAGGAAAGGAAAAGAAAATTGGGCTAAGGGCGGGTTGGGCGACATGGGGTCGCGCGACGACTAGGGCTTGGCATGGGTTTTCTTGCGCAGTTGCAGGGGTGGAAGGGCCATGGCGCGATCGCCCTGATCGCGCTGCTGCTGCTCGTCGCGCCGCGCCTGATCACCGCCGCGCCGCTCGACATGCTGGATGGCGAACAGAGCCGGTCGCTGGCCGATCCGGCCGAGGATTCGGGCGCGAACTTCCCCGGCTCCGCCTTTTTCTACGCCGAAGGCGCGTTCGATCCGGTGCCCGGCGTCGCCACGGTGCAGAGCGAACATGTGCTGGGCCTGGACGAAGCCAAGGCCGCGCCCGCCATGGTCTTTCGCGGCCTCACCGGCCTCGACAGCTATCGCGCGCTCAACTGCCTGACCTCCGCCATCTATTATGAAGCCGCCAACGAACCCGATGACGGCCAGCGCGCGGTGGCGCAGGTGGTGCTGAACCGCGTGCGCAGCCCGCTCTGGCCCAATACGGTCTGCGGCGTCGTCTATCAGGGGTCGGAACGCACCGACTATAAATGCCAGTTCACCTTCAGTTGCGACGGCGCGATGGCCCGGATGCCGGCCGCCGCCGCCTGGGTCCGGGCGCGGCGCGTGGCGGGAGACGCACTGGCGGGCAAGGTCTATGCCCCCGTTGGCCTCGCCACCCATTATCACACGCTGGCGGTACGCCCCCTATGGTCCTCCAGCCTGCAGGCCGTGGCGGTGATCGGCGCGCATATCTTCTATCGCAATCCCGGCTTCAACGGCACGGCCGCCGCCTTTTCGGACCCTTATCTTGGGCGCGAGACGATTTCGGGACCGGCGCGCACCAGTTGGCCCGCGCGCCCGGTGCAGCCGGTCGAGATGCTGGCGACACCCTATACGCCGCCCGCCCCGACCCCGGCGCCGGCCGCGCCGCGCACCGGCTGGACGCCCGCACCGTCGCTCCAGCCCGCCGATGACGGCCTGCCGGAATCCACCATCCGGCCGGAATATCGCAACAGCGGCCGCCCACTCATTTGACGTATGTTTTTGCCCGAAACGCCACTTTCTTGCGGTTAACGATCCGGTGATCATCGAAGTGACTGGAAAAAAAGCATATTAAAAAATGCTTTTTTCGGCGCCGAACGGGAACCGATTTGCGCGATGGCGGGTTCTACATTCCGGATAGCAAATCTTTTGCCCCCCGCTCTTGCTATCCAAAAAATATGAGCCCGGATCGCTTCCCCCCCCCGACGCGTTCCGGGCTCAGAATTTTTCCGGGGCTTTCCCCTTTGAAATCATTATTCTTTTCGCCTGCGGAACGTATCCGTGCAGCGCGGGTTCTTGCTTCGTCACTGCGATGGCGTCGCCATCCGGTCACAGATTTTGACGAGGAGATTTTCCGATGACGAAGAAGATTCTGGCCGCCGTGCTGCTCACCGGATCGCTCATGGTTGCCGCGTGCAACACGGTCGAAGGCGCAGGCCGCGACGTGCAGAGCGCTGGCAAGGCCGTGGAAAAATCCGCGAACTAAGGGTCGCGCAGACTTTCGGTTTACTACCCCGCTCCCTAGCATGGCCCGCCCGTCAAACGGCGGGCCTTTTTTTGGGGTGGAGATGAGGTGGAATAATGGGTTTGGGCCACCTCTTAAGCATCGTCACCCTGAACTTGTTTCAGGGTCCATTTGTCCAAATGGGACAAGGCTTTTGGCGCACCAT
Encoded proteins:
- a CDS encoding cell wall hydrolase, with protein sequence MGFLAQLQGWKGHGAIALIALLLLVAPRLITAAPLDMLDGEQSRSLADPAEDSGANFPGSAFFYAEGAFDPVPGVATVQSEHVLGLDEAKAAPAMVFRGLTGLDSYRALNCLTSAIYYEAANEPDDGQRAVAQVVLNRVRSPLWPNTVCGVVYQGSERTDYKCQFTFSCDGAMARMPAAAAWVRARRVAGDALAGKVYAPVGLATHYHTLAVRPLWSSSLQAVAVIGAHIFYRNPGFNGTAAAFSDPYLGRETISGPARTSWPARPVQPVEMLATPYTPPAPTPAPAAPRTGWTPAPSLQPADDGLPESTIRPEYRNSGRPLI
- a CDS encoding cysteine synthase A, which encodes MLLQPNSLALIGNTPMVRLAGPSQETGCDIFAKCEFANPGASVKDRAALFIVNDAEAKGLLQPGGTIVEGTAGNTGIGLALVANAKGYKTIIVMPETQSREKMDTLRALGAELVTVPAAPYSNPGHFVHTSRRLAEETEGAIWANQFDNIANRKAHIVGTAEEIWTQMDGRIDGFTCAAGTGGTIAGVGLGLKAKDEAITIALSDPHGAALYSYYATGELKSEGSSVAEGIGQGRITANLEGAPIDTQFRISDADGMEWVRRLLSEEGLCLGLSSGINVAGAVALARELGPGKRIATILCDTGFRYLSTLYNRQWLESKGLTVFPWLAQTA
- a CDS encoding entericidin A/B family lipoprotein encodes the protein MTKKILAAVLLTGSLMVAACNTVEGAGRDVQSAGKAVEKSAN